In the genome of Perca fluviatilis chromosome 4, GENO_Pfluv_1.0, whole genome shotgun sequence, one region contains:
- the LOC120557740 gene encoding aminoacylase-1-like — protein sequence MLPDKDGPVVGGGKSFPEGEDLSVSLFREYLRLKTVHPDPDYDAALRFLDRIADELELPMRKIEVCPGRVVSIMTWEGTNPTLKSILLNSHTDVVPVYQEHWKYDAFSAFKDAEGNIYARGSQDMKCVTIQYIQAVRRLKAEGRKLMRTVHLMFVPDEEVGGHKGMETFVKHPEFQKLNIGFALDEGLANPGEAFTVFYGERNPWWITIHCPGSPGHGSRFVENTAAEKLRHVINSFLDFRQKEKHRLNTSECFTLGDVTTVNMTMVKGGVAYNVIPAEMDVSFDLRIPPTVNLQEFERQIKEWCKEAGEDVTYEFAQKHMNQNLTSTEESDPWWNAFSAACKAMNITLEKEIFPAATDSRFIRAVGIPAIGFSPMNRTPILLHDHNEYLNEHVFLKGISVFERLISALTSVPAFPDEA from the exons ATGCTGCCTGATAAAGATGGTCCAGTTGTTGGAGGCGGGAAGAGCTTTCCTGAGGGAGAGGATCTCTCTGTGAGTCTGTTCAGAGAGTACCTCCGTCTCAAAACTGTCCACCCAGACCCTGACTATG ATGCTGCTCTTCGGTTCCTGGACAGAATAGCTGACGAGCTTGAGCTACCCATGAGAAAGATTGAG GTTTGTCCAGGCAGAGTTGTGTCGATTATGACATGGGAAGGGACGAACCCGACCTTGAAATCCATCTTACTGAATTCCCACACAGATGTTGTACCCGTTTACCAG GAACATTGGAAATACGATGCTTTCAGTGCTTTCAAAGATGCAGAGGGCAACATTTATGCCCGGGGATCACAGGACATGAAATGTGTAACTATACA GTACATCCAGGCAGTCAGAAGACTGAAGGCAGAGGGAAGGAAACTGATGCGCACTGTGCACTTAATGTTTGTTCCTG atgAAGAAGTTGGAGGTCACAAGGGAATGGAAACATTTGTGAAGCATCCGGAGTTCCAAAAATTAAACATTGGCTTTGCGCTGGATGAAG GTCTGGCCAACCCTGGCGAGGCCTTCACTGTGTTTTATGGAGAGAGGAACCCCTGGT GGATTACAATCCACTGCCCAGGCAGTCCAGGCCATGGGTCGAGGTTTGTGGAGAACACAGCTGCTGAGAAGCTG CGTCATGTCATAAACTCCTTCCTGGACTTCagacagaaggagaaacacag gctaAATACCAGTGAGTGTTTCACTCTTGGTGATGTCACCACAGTGAATATGACCATGGTCAAAGGAGGCGTGGCCTACAACGTCATCCCAGCTGAAATGGACGTCAGCTTTGACCTAAGAATACCACCTACAGTAAacctacag GAGTTTGAAAGACAGATCAAAGAGTGGTGTAAAGAAGCAGGAGAAGATGTCACTTACGAATTTGCTCAG AAACATATGAACCAGAACTTGACTTCTACAGAGGAGAGTGATCCTTGGTGGAACGCCTTCAGTGCAGCCTGCAAGGCAAT GAACATTACTCTGGAAAAGGAGATATTTCCAGCTGCCACAGATAGCCGTTTCATTCGAGCG GTGGGTATCCCTGCTATCGGCTTTTCCCCAATGAACCGGACGCCAATTCTGCTGCACGATCACAACGAGTATCTGAACGAGCATGTTTTCCTGAAAGGCATCAGCGTGTTCGAGAGGCTCATCTCAGCTCTCACCAGTGTTCCTGCCTTTCCTGATGAGGCCTAG
- the abhd14a gene encoding protein ABHD14A, with the protein MNFLRNRLVVLGLVLLATVLLYLLLPSIRQGSMEPSLEAQRMGLMATPPLPLPTINVSIRTGQLPGDPPLFFREALPIDGAGRQILPRLQVVLLHGQAFTSKTWEELGTMALLATNGYQALAMDLPGYGKSPDSGSLKTDQNRVDLLSRFMESLGVRAAVLLSPSMSGHYSIPFLMKNSAQLQGFVSIAPVGTRSYTPQQYQDIQIPTLIVFGSLDTNLGAQSHKNLIQLPHHFVLKLEGARHACYMDKPREFHQGLIDFLSKLK; encoded by the exons ATGAATTTCTTGCGTAATCGTCTTGTTGTTCTGGGCCTGGTGTTGTTGGCAACGGTACTGCTGTACCTGCTGCTGCCATCCATTCGCCAGGGCAGCATGGAGCCGTCCCTAGAAGCTCAAAGAATGGGGCTGATGGCCACCCCTCCTCTACCGCTTCCAACCATCAATGTGTCTATTCGCACCGGACAGCTTCCTGGGGATCCTCCACTGTTCTTCAGAGAAGCTTTACCCATTGATGGAGCTGGACGTCAGATATTGCCAAG GTTGCAAGTGGTCCTTCTGCATGGCCAGGCCTTCACGTCCAAAACCTGGGAAGAGCTTGGTACGATGGCCCTGCTGGCAACTAACGGATATCAGGCCTTAGCGATGGACCTTCCAG GGTATGGAAAATCACCGGACTCGGGGTCTTTGAAGACTGATCAGAATCGAGTGGACCTCCTTTCAAGGTTCATGGAGTCTTTGGGTGTCAGGGCAGCTGTGCTCTTAAGCCCCTCCATGAGTGGACATTACTCCATCCCCTTCCTCATGAAGAACAGCGCTCAGCTGCAAGGCTTCGTTTCCATAGCACCAGTCGGTACCCGGAGTTACACTCCACAGCAGTACCAAGATATTCAG attcccACTCTAATTGTGTTTGGATCCCTCGACACAAATCTGGGTGCCCAGTCCCACAAGAACCTCATACAACTTCCACATCACTTTGTACTTAAGTTAGAAGGAGCTCGCCATGCCTGCTACATGGACAAACCCAGAGAATTTCACCAAGGGTTGATCGACTTCCTCAGCAAACTGAAGTGA
- the hyal2b gene encoding hyaluronidase-2 — protein sequence METGFHSLFTTAGQLPWLLLTLLTSWTVLCSADIKQTRWPLYSQKPVLLAWNAPTQECVPRHRVTLSLDQFDIVASPNEGFVRQNLTIFYKERLGLYPYYERGGTAVNGGLPQLASLTQHYEKMPEGLQKYIREPEAKGLAVIDWEEWRPLWIRNWDVKDIYRNKSREMVAKKNPKWTPEQVGKVAQQEFELSAHKFMLGTLKLAKNLRPNQLWGFYLFPDCYNHDYMSGLKNYTGSCPVVEMARNDQLNWLWMECTAFFPSIYIGSVLGSTNDGRLFVRNRVKEAMRLASVGDGLARPVFVYTRPTYINQMTLLTQTDLVSTIGESVALGAAGVIFWGDTSYASSSASCSILNEYLQGQLGRYLINVSTAAEQCSQVVCKSHGRCLRKIPDNDVYLHLSPVTHSITSQGGRLKVTGVPGQAELALFRTHFQCQCYSGYRGEACAQKEKGQNRASSVLGTWPLCLLLPLGLLTLLH from the exons ATGGAGACTGGATTTCACTCTCTCTTCACCACAGCTGGCCAGCTGCCTTGGTTGCTTCTGACTCTGTTGACATCATGGACAGTCTTGTGTTCAGCAGATATAAAGCAGACAAGATGGCCATTATATTCCCAGAAGCCAGTTCTTCTTGCCTGGAATGCCCCAACACAGGAGTGTGTCCCGCGACATCGCGTAACTTTATCTTTGGACCAGTTTGACATTGTGGCATCCCCCAATGAGGGCTTTGTCCGGCAGAACCTCACAATTTTCTATAAGGAGCGCCTTGGGTTGTATCCCTATTATGAGCGTGGTGGCACTGCAGTGAATGGAGGTCTTCCACAGCTTGCCAGCCTTACTCAGCACTATGAAAAGATGCCTGAAGGTTTGCAAAAATATATACGTGAGCCAGAGGCAAAAGGTTTGGCTGTAATTGACTGGGAGGAATGGCGACCATTGTGGATCCGAAATTGGGATGTTAAAGATATATATCGAAATAAATCTCGTGAAATGGTGGCCAAAAAGAACCCTAAGTGGACCCCAGAACAAGTGGGAAAAGTTGCACAGCAGGAATTTGAGCTATCAGCTCACAAATTCATGCTGGGGACTCTGAAACTTGCCAAGAATTTGAGGCCCAATCAACTGTGGGGCTTCTACCTGTTTCCAGATTGTTACAACCATGACTACATGAGTGGTCTGAAGAACTACACAGGCAGCTGTCCTGTTGTGGAGATGGCCCGCAATGATCAACTGAACTGGTTATGGATGGAATGTACAGCGTTCTTCCCATCTATATACATAGGTTCTGTACTAGGCTCTACAAATGATGGACGCCTCTTTGTCCGAAACAGGGTAAAGGAGGCGATGCGCCTGGCATCTGTTGGGGATGGATTAGCACGGCCTGTTTTTGTTTATACCCGCCCTACTTACATCAATCAGATGACCCTCTTAACTCAG ACAGATCTGGTCTCCACCATTGGTGAGAGTGTTgcacttggagctgcaggtgtAATTTTCTGGGGGGACACCTCCTATGCAAGCAGCAGT GCCAGCTGCTCCATCCTGAATGAGTATCTTCAGGGACAACTGGGCCGGTACCTCATCAACGTGTCTACAGCAGCAGAACAGTGCAGTCAGGTGGTGTGTAAATCACACGGCCGCTGTTTGCGCAAAATACCAGACAATGATGTGTACCTGCATCTCAGCCCTGTAACGCACAGCATCACCAGTCAGGGTGGCCGACTGAAGGTTACAGGCGTGCCTGGCCAAGCAGAGCTGGCTCTTTTCCGCACACACTTCCAGTGCCAATGCTACAGTGGGTACAGGGGTGAGGCCTGTGCTCAGAAAGAAAAAGGGCAGAATAGAGCCTCCTCTGTCTTAGGGACCTGGCCTCTTTGCCTTTTACTCCCACTAGGACTCCTCACTCTGCTACACTGA